One genomic region from Candidatus Chlorobium masyuteum encodes:
- a CDS encoding NifU family protein — MSTSKDYLPNSDAIYDRVIAALETVRPYLQVDGGDCQLVGISKDMVVDVKLLGACGSCPMSTLTLRAGVEQAIKKANPEIVRVESV, encoded by the coding sequence ATGAGCACCAGCAAGGATTATCTTCCAAACAGTGATGCAATTTACGACCGGGTCATAGCTGCACTTGAAACCGTACGTCCCTACCTTCAGGTTGACGGCGGCGACTGCCAGCTTGTAGGGATTTCAAAGGATATGGTTGTTGATGTCAAGCTGCTCGGTGCATGCGGCTCATGCCCCATGAGCACACTCACCCTGCGTGCAGGTGTTGAGCAGGCAATCAAAAAGGCTAATCCCGAGATTGTCCGCGTAGAATCCGTCTGA
- a CDS encoding Mrp/NBP35 family ATP-binding protein codes for MSIITEAQIIAALSTVNDPDLNRDLVTLNMISDVRIESGNRVSFTVTLTTPACPLKEQIKQSCIAAVNAQVPGVSAIEVTMSSKVTSSCGHHGHQHGEHHHEGQHTCCSEKPLKNVKNIIAVASGKGGVGKSTFAVNLAVSLAGTGAKVGLIDADLYGPSIPTMFGLLDAKPEVVNKNLVPLEKYGVKLMSIGFLVDTDTAVVWRGPMASSAIKQFINEVDWNELDYLIFDMPPGTGDIQITLVQTIPLSGAVIVTTPQDVALADVSKAVSMFRKVNVPILGLVENMSYYELPDGTKDYIFGHHGGENFARTHGLEFLGSIPIDREVREDGDNGTPYVLGHSGSATSEAVNRAAMEVARRVSITNAECAAAK; via the coding sequence ATGTCCATCATAACAGAAGCGCAAATTATCGCAGCGCTCAGTACCGTCAATGACCCTGACCTGAACAGGGATCTCGTTACACTCAACATGATATCCGATGTCCGGATTGAGAGCGGAAACAGGGTCTCGTTTACGGTAACGCTTACCACACCGGCATGCCCGCTCAAAGAGCAGATCAAGCAATCCTGTATAGCGGCAGTAAACGCACAGGTACCGGGAGTTTCTGCCATTGAGGTAACCATGAGCTCGAAAGTCACCTCCTCCTGCGGCCATCACGGCCACCAGCATGGAGAGCACCATCACGAAGGGCAACACACCTGCTGCAGCGAAAAACCGCTGAAAAATGTCAAAAACATCATTGCCGTAGCATCCGGAAAAGGCGGTGTCGGAAAATCAACCTTTGCCGTAAACCTTGCGGTCTCGCTTGCCGGAACAGGAGCAAAAGTCGGCCTGATTGATGCCGATCTCTACGGGCCGAGTATTCCGACGATGTTCGGACTCCTTGATGCTAAACCGGAAGTGGTGAACAAGAATCTGGTTCCCCTTGAGAAATATGGCGTGAAACTGATGTCGATCGGCTTTCTGGTTGACACTGATACCGCAGTTGTCTGGCGGGGCCCCATGGCGTCAAGTGCCATCAAACAGTTCATCAATGAGGTGGATTGGAATGAGCTTGATTACCTGATTTTCGATATGCCTCCCGGTACCGGTGATATTCAGATCACCCTTGTCCAGACCATTCCGCTGAGCGGCGCGGTTATCGTTACGACACCACAGGATGTTGCCCTTGCCGATGTATCAAAGGCAGTCAGCATGTTCCGCAAGGTGAATGTACCTATTCTCGGGCTGGTTGAAAATATGAGCTACTACGAACTTCCGGATGGCACCAAAGACTACATTTTCGGCCACCATGGAGGAGAGAACTTCGCCAGAACCCACGGGCTTGAATTCCTCGGCTCAATCCCTATTGACCGTGAAGTTCGCGAAGACGGCGACAACGGCACTCCCTATGTTCTTGGCCATTCAGGCTCGGCAACATCCGAAGCGGTCAACCGTGCAGCGATGGAGGTAGCCCGCAGGGTTTCTATAACCAATGCCGAATGCGCCGCAGCGAAATAA
- a CDS encoding DNA translocase FtsK has translation MKREKKAAKGSAPDRTMLKKEIIGIAFMLGSLYLICAILSFHPDDEASFAALRWYDIFGKAASDVAESIHNPFGLLGARLSAFFINSFLGYPVILPVLSMFFWGWSLLRAKSLKPALFFFLYSVVISIVAASMFGLTSAPFSDVMAGTIGRMLAALLSTVIGFTGAWVLLGVIAVVLTFYMGKSVFAALSRIVVTVMRAASVPAEAIRSWNEERQEKRAEKRRVKQEEALRKKEEQMRSVPAPVMQPKEEHRQAVPLTYDEPALPADATPAASTTLQQLISQVPGEPEMIIHQTVREKEADLDERRLKVQTRDREAYRFPSIDLLEKVPEDNDHIDEHHLAESKRKLLEKLAIYKIEVKRISTTVGPRVTLFELELAPDVKVSRVKSLENDLAMALSARGIRIIAPIPGKNAVGVEIPNGKPKTVWLRSVLQVEKFKNSKMVLPIVLGKTIANEVYIADLATMPHLLIAGATGAGKSVCINVIISSLLYACSPDKVKFVMVDPKRVELFQYQHLKNHFLMRFPGIEEQIITDPQKAVYALKCVVKEMELRYETLEKAGVRNIGDLNRRFPEEALPYIVVVIDELADLMITAGREVEEPIIRIAQLARAVGIHLIVATQRPSVDVITGIIKANFPSRIAFQVASRVDSRTILDSSGADQLLGNGDMLFQPSDQPKAMRIQGPYVSSGEVEAITSFIGSQHALKNLCVLPAPDSQKGNGSQSSGSTEKDGRDSMFEEAARLVVMHQQASVSLLQRRLRLGFSRAGRVMDQLEFSGIVSEADGSRAREVLINNEDSLELLLRNLDG, from the coding sequence ATGAAAAGAGAGAAAAAAGCAGCCAAAGGGAGTGCACCGGACAGGACGATGCTCAAAAAGGAGATCATCGGCATTGCTTTTATGCTGGGCTCTCTCTATTTGATCTGTGCCATCCTGAGTTTTCATCCCGATGATGAAGCGAGCTTTGCGGCTCTTCGCTGGTATGATATATTCGGCAAAGCCGCCAGTGATGTTGCCGAGAGTATCCATAACCCTTTCGGCCTCCTTGGTGCGCGGCTTTCGGCGTTCTTTATCAACTCCTTTCTTGGTTATCCGGTTATTCTGCCTGTGCTATCCATGTTTTTCTGGGGATGGTCACTGCTTCGGGCAAAAAGTCTCAAACCAGCGCTCTTCTTTTTTCTTTACAGTGTGGTTATCTCCATTGTTGCGGCTTCCATGTTCGGACTCACGTCAGCACCATTCAGTGATGTCATGGCCGGAACAATCGGGCGTATGCTTGCCGCACTGCTTTCAACGGTCATAGGATTTACCGGCGCATGGGTTTTGCTCGGTGTGATTGCCGTAGTGCTCACCTTCTATATGGGCAAAAGTGTGTTTGCGGCACTCTCACGAATTGTTGTTACGGTCATGAGAGCGGCCAGCGTCCCGGCTGAAGCCATCAGGTCGTGGAATGAAGAGCGTCAGGAAAAAAGGGCCGAAAAGAGAAGAGTAAAACAGGAAGAGGCCTTGCGGAAAAAGGAGGAGCAGATGCGATCTGTTCCGGCACCGGTTATGCAACCGAAGGAAGAGCATCGTCAGGCAGTTCCGCTCACTTATGATGAACCTGCTCTGCCGGCGGACGCAACTCCGGCTGCATCTACCACCCTGCAGCAGTTGATCTCCCAGGTTCCCGGTGAGCCTGAGATGATTATTCATCAAACCGTTCGGGAAAAAGAGGCCGATCTTGATGAGCGTCGTCTGAAAGTACAGACCAGGGACCGTGAAGCTTACCGGTTTCCCTCGATTGACCTGCTGGAAAAGGTACCTGAGGATAATGACCATATCGATGAGCATCACCTCGCCGAAAGCAAGCGGAAGCTGCTTGAGAAGCTTGCGATCTACAAGATTGAGGTCAAGAGAATATCAACAACGGTAGGCCCCCGTGTGACCCTGTTTGAACTGGAGCTGGCGCCGGATGTCAAGGTGAGCCGGGTTAAATCCCTTGAGAATGATCTTGCCATGGCTCTTTCCGCCCGCGGAATCAGGATCATTGCTCCTATTCCCGGTAAAAATGCGGTCGGAGTCGAGATTCCCAACGGAAAGCCGAAAACGGTCTGGCTTCGCTCGGTGCTTCAGGTTGAAAAGTTCAAAAACAGCAAGATGGTTCTGCCGATTGTACTCGGCAAAACCATTGCCAATGAGGTCTACATTGCTGATCTGGCGACCATGCCGCATCTGTTGATAGCCGGTGCAACCGGTGCCGGAAAGTCGGTCTGTATCAATGTTATCATATCAAGCCTGCTCTATGCATGCAGCCCAGACAAGGTCAAATTTGTGATGGTTGATCCGAAACGGGTTGAACTCTTTCAGTACCAGCATCTGAAGAACCATTTTCTCATGCGTTTTCCCGGTATTGAGGAGCAGATCATAACCGATCCACAGAAGGCGGTCTATGCCCTGAAGTGTGTGGTCAAGGAGATGGAGCTGCGTTATGAGACCCTTGAAAAGGCGGGTGTGCGCAATATCGGTGACCTTAACCGCCGTTTCCCTGAAGAGGCGCTGCCCTATATTGTTGTGGTCATTGATGAGCTTGCCGATCTCATGATTACGGCCGGACGTGAGGTTGAAGAGCCGATCATCAGGATTGCCCAGCTTGCCCGTGCTGTCGGTATTCACCTCATTGTTGCCACCCAGCGCCCTTCGGTTGATGTCATAACCGGTATTATCAAGGCTAACTTCCCTTCACGAATTGCTTTTCAGGTGGCAAGCAGGGTTGATTCCCGCACCATTCTCGACAGCTCGGGTGCCGATCAGCTTCTTGGAAACGGTGATATGCTCTTTCAGCCTTCCGACCAGCCAAAGGCGATGCGTATTCAGGGGCCCTATGTCTCCTCGGGAGAGGTGGAGGCAATTACCTCCTTTATCGGTTCCCAGCATGCGCTCAAGAATCTCTGTGTGCTTCCGGCTCCCGATTCCCAGAAAGGCAACGGATCCCAGTCATCCGGAAGTACGGAGAAGGATGGGAGGGACAGCATGTTTGAGGAGGCGGCACGTCTTGTGGTTATGCATCAGCAGGCCAGTGTTTCGCTTCTGCAGCGTCGTTTGAGGCTCGGGTTCAGTCGTGCGGGAAGAGTGATGGACCAGCTTGAGTTCAGCGGGATTGTCAGTGAAGCTGACGGCAGTAGAGCAAGGGAAGTCCTCATCAATAACGAGGACTCCCTGGAACTACTGTTGAGAAATCTGGACGGGTAA